CCATGTAACTAACAGTTAGCCTAATGTTCTATCTTTAGATAACTAGATCGATTAAGCTGTGAGAAATGCACCTTCAAAATTGTTGAATTTAGTGAGAATCGAACTCGGGTCACCTGCGTCAcacttgctgcgtttacatgagagctttaattccgaataaaaccaagttaattcggaataaaagttaataccgctttaaaagagaccatgtaagcgcttattccgcttgaaaatgattattcagaattaaacttaattccgatttcagtggttggtttattccgatgttaaagcagAATTAACgcactccttgatcatgtaaacctttattccgattcaaagtttattccgtgtgtttggcgcatgctcataCAGGAGGAAGAAgcagcgcatgctcgtttcattgctaattccgctccgtcttcttccccccttctccggcactcttctcctcctcagctagcaaacgtgaagcttgacaatattctcgagctgctggttaaatagtagacctattatcagaattactgCGAAAACCGTTTTCAATATGTTATTGCCCATACTGTAATGTGAAcacgagatgacaaaaaagccgctagccagctaaagtttgttttcttctggTAGACCTTATTTAGGCtgcgttcatgcgccgcctgtccgatctaacccttcccgaccccagacgttcagcggaatacaataaagcggaattaacctatgttccatgtaaacgccaattcggaatgattatttccatgtaaactcgaaggacaatattttaattccgattgatttaattctgaattaactcattcggaattaaaaacatcatataAACGTGGCAATTGTGTGCTGTAGCCAACTGAGCTACGTCTCTATTACCATAGAATTAGAAGTTGTTTTAGGCCTACTTGTTTCTATGTTCCACTGATGTTATATCATACTGTAACAACCCATTAAGAGTCAGGGTTTAATTAACTACTTTATTCACCAAGTTGTCTCACAAGCTTTAGAACAGCGTAAGTGGCCCAAGTCTGGCGCAGAACCCACAATATCCTGAACTTCCCAATACCTGTTGCCTACCAGCCTCCCGCCAGGCTGCCAACCAGGAGCGTGCCCAGGGTTATACCAAAggctcatatataagtgtctctggttataGGCTACATAGCGCGGGCACCCTATGATTGACAGCCGGTCCCTACAATACCAATTACCCTTTTTTTAATATGTTTCTGATGGTGTTGCAGttcagtgaatgcataaaatagTCAGTTTGTCCGCAGTCTACGTGTTaagcaaagatcatagagcgctacgctccgctctagaatctttggtgtaCAGTATGATAGAAACAAGTAAACCAACTTCAAAGGCATGCGACTAGGCCCTAAGCAGTCGCTGAGAGGCTAAGGTATGGGTGTAGCTGCTTGTATGACGCGCCGTGCAAAACATATCTGCTGATCGAGTTCCAGGATGCGTTTGACCGGTTTATTGAAAAAGGTAATCCAACAACTTAATCATTACGTGCTCAAAGTAAAGTATGTTCTCAGCAATCCAACGAAAAACAACGTAAACAGTGGAAACAGCGGTCAACAAAAAATACGGCCTCCCAGTAGCTCACCCTCTCACTGTGTCTACTTCCTCCCGTGCACCTGTTGATAAACTAATTAGATGTCAACGCCCCCAATTACCgtgtcatgaaaataaaccacAAAAAGTAACGAAATACAAAACCCAATTAACCCAAATATCAACCATGAAATTATATTACTTACTGATAATCAAAATGtatatattataataataaacccCATCGTGGCTCCTACAATAAACGTACCTCAGTTGGCTACAGCACACAGTGCGATGCAgacgacccgggttcgattcccactaTCTGCAACAATTTTGAAGGTGCATTTCTCACAGCTTTATCAATCTAGTTATCTAAAGATTGATAGGCTAACTGTTAGTTACATGGTTCTCACTTTAGATTGTggggctgcagaatttactacaagTAGCTAAGAAATGActtgttaactgttagttacatCGTTCTCactttagattggggggctgcagaatttacCATAAGTAGCTAAGAAATGTCTTTGTCACCATTAACAACCTGCttgttaacacttacaagctgcacgttaactgttaacaaatatGCTTGTAAGTAACTTAATTTATACTAAATAAACTATCAATTTTCTTATTATAGGCAGCCTAATAACAGTTAACAATCATTAACTAACTACCATTGTGTGATTTCTAAACAGTTATATTATGTATACATTTATACTAAATAAAGTATTAATTTACTATTTATGGGCGacggttattataaagtgctaccaaAGGGGGGACCTTTCaagtttatttaaaatataACTGAAATGTATGTCATTTTCTATCTGTTATTTTTTAATCTATTTAACATGGGGATCTTACTCTAATAGAGtcatttgtaggcctatatgtttgcTATTGTTACATATTCACTAAATGAGAAATTCTTCCAGTCCTTCAAAAAATCTTCTGTTTGTATGTAATGTTTTAATAGTCCGTCCTTCAGTTTTATGCCTTTTTCACCATACAATATGTCATAGAGGCAATCAGATCCTCCCAAGGGCTATACAGAATGTTAAATTCAGTACATCAGAGCTGTATGCTTTTCCTCAGTGAGAGCAGATTAGCCATGGCCTCATTTTGCTTCATCCATTTCTGGCTCTGAGTCAACatattctcttttctccttgCTGTACAGGCTCTTATTTTACTTATATTTTGCCTTTCTTTTGGCCAGTTGATAGAAACCACCATCTATTTTATTTTGAGGTACAGAAATCGGCTCATTCTAAACTCTAAATTACGTAGACAGTATAGACATCTATACtcaataacaaaaaaagatgTTTCATGTTAAAAATAGGCTTTGTGTTTCTTGGAGGCTTCACTTAAACATGAATTCTATCAGTATTGGGATTACGGGACTGTCCACGTTTGCAAACTTTTGTGATAATATTAGCTTGTCATGTCATGTGTTACTAATGTCCACAGTGATTTGATAGTTATCAAAAGTCAAGTCTACATTTTTCATAGCTGTATTACAGCAGATTTAAAAACCTTCAGTATATGTACAGTAACAGTTTATGTTTGCCCTGTGCAGAGACTAATTTAATACATTCTATCTTTTAAATATTTGTATATGAGACATGATGAAGACAATATACATTCAAACAGATAATTTGCTTTGTCATCATTGATTTGACAGAATATTAGGCCTAATGTCTCCATGTCTGACGTAGACAAAACTCTTTTTTACTCTGTGGTAGGTACTGTAAGCTATTGAAAAGACTGTTTCTATAGCAACCTGCTTATTAAAAAGACTCAATTAGTCAAAGTCACTCTTGAACACTTCAATACTTTCTGCTCAAAGCTAAAATGGCCCAGAGTTTCCTTTGTCTTTGTGGCAACATCTTTTAAAATGTGTTGGTTTATCAACAGAGCTTGTTTTCAATCTGGTGAGATTTGTCTGATTGTTATTACTGCATTACCAGGAGAAAGTTTCTGCCTGTGTGCTAACCCACATCCTCTCTTCAACAGATTAGAGGACACTTCTAACCTCTCGTCTGCGTAGTTCAGCTCTTTCCTCTATGCCACTGGTCCTTTTATGTGTAATCCATTTTGCCATGGGCTTGGTTTGGACCAGCCCCAACACAGTGAGGGGCAGCAGGGGGTATGCGGCACTGTAGCACTAGGCTGAGGTTCCATTTATCCAACACAAATGATGGCGCCTGGGTCTAGAGAGCTGGGATAAAaagtcctctcctcttcagacTTAATTTACATTAGCAGACATAGCCAGCAGCTGGTTTTTCATCAACCGAGCTCTGATCTTGTTTGGCACGGCACTGTTAGGCCTGTCTGCCTATCTGTCCTCAGGCTAACAACAGTGGAGATAGCGTTTTTTACTCATAGAATCAGGTCACACATAGCCTCTCACTTGTCTGAGGAGTGGGCTGGAATTCATTTGAAATGATATTCCTCATCATTCAATAGAAACTGTATGCCGATAAAAAGATAccaataacaatgtccacaatGGTTGTTCTAATtgctctgcaaggctttcagcCTTACCTGACATATGACATCACGTGGTGCACCTTAAGCTTTGATCTAGAGAGGAGTAAATATCTAGAATGACATGGCTGCAAGGTGGGATGATCAAGATGCACAACAGTTTTCAGCATAACACCATCTTAATCTCCAGTCTCCAGACAACTATAGAATTACCACAGTGTATGGAGTGCTACAAAGAATGATTAATCTGTAAAAGAATAAGAAAGTCAGAGCATACAAAGAAGAATAAGaaggaagaaaatgaaaaagtaaAAAACGGAAAAAGTTGGAAAAATAAATTGTTTTACTATTGCATATGCCTTttctgattgtttttgttttttgttgtcctTCTACTATCCCtaaattgttttgctgtttcCCTATTGCCATTTCTGTATGGCTACTGCTTTTTCTATATTGTCAAGTAATTACATTACTTTTTGCCATTGTCACTGCTATTCCTTGAAGGGCCATTCTGTGAATCAACTGTGTTTGGGTGGGCCTTCTTTCGAAAAAATGTTGGGTTGAAAATTGCCCAATTACCCAAAACTATCCCAaagtctgttttctctctctatttcacatTCAAGTTCAGAGGAAATTTAGTCCTTAACGTTCCAGTGGTGTTCATCAAAGCAGAATGGTACATTTGTacactgaaatatgacatgGAGGAAATGCCTTCATTACCACCAAAATTACTTACATGGTTTGCTCTTTTGTCTGCGCTCTAATCTGAAATCAGTTGCATATATATTGTTACACAAATGCCTGACCCACTTAAACTGTTTCTATggcagacaagtgtgtgctcGTTTGAATAAAGCCTttgttaaacaaaacaaaacaaaccaaaggcaatgtggaagacaaaactcCATGCAGCTTTTGGTATGCCAGTCTATATCCCGGGCTGCCCTATTATTAGTATGATTTCAAATAGTGCCTTACATATCAAACAGATATTTTTACTTCACATCCTCGACAActacaaaaataatatttttcacAATGGTCAGAGTTAATGCAATATCTGATTGGTGCTTGGCTGTTTTGAACAACAGCAAGCATGTACAAACATAGAACTCCTTTCAAAATGATAAACAATATGTCATGGATTTGGTAATGTAAGCACATATGCATTGCTTGGATTTCCTTTTAGTGTAGCAGTTATGGTGCATTGTTGTTGCTACTTTGAGGCCTTTGATTCACTTGATGTACATACCTTACATTTTCTCCCATCAACGGTCTCCTCATCAAACTCTTCTCCAATGTGGAAGTTGATTTCTGTGGTGCGGACAGTTGTAGAGGTCTTGATGTAGAACTGTTCTCCATCCTGGCGGATTTCCACGTGGGGCTTAGAAGCAGCTGCCACTGCCACTTTCCTCAACATAGCATTTACACCTGCATGAGCACAAAAACCCTCATCAGACTAAAACCATCACTGAATTCTTACCCTCTGTCTAAGcatcaacaaaaacaactgAATGCACAATGAGGAATATACACGCCCCTGTTTGGTTGGGGCTACTGTTCTGTGGAATGCCAATCTATGTCACATACTGGCTTGCTCATCTTAAGGTTATGATGTTAACTTATTTTTACAGTGTAACTTCTGATTTGGAGAAATGGTCTGACATGAGGTAACCTGCATCAATAGTGATCTAAATAAGACTTTAGTGAAGAGGCTACAGATGGCATTCAAGGATTTATTCATACACCATACTGTGCATGACCATGGACCACtcgacagggacaacaaggtgGCATTACCCATGCCACTTGCTTAACTCTACTACTACTGGCtacactgcactgtactgtttaCATTGCATTGTCTACTAACTGAACTGAGTTGCCTCTGTACTACTCATGCACAATAACAATGAAGTGGAATCTAGTCTAATCTAATCTGTAATATTTTACTACGCAGCCTTAACTGAAATGGTGAAATTCAACCAACACCCATATCACGACAAAGAAACATGCATCCTCTGGTTTGTCTCAATAACATTTGCATCAAGCCATCAaggcttttttattttattcactaACAATTACAATAATTTGCTGCCACTGGAATAACTGAGCTGCCACGTGTAACAAATGTAGCTTACACAATATATGCTTTTGGGCACAGTTGAGAAACATAGGCAACCAGATTGTGTCAAATAGGACCCATCCTCCATTAATATTTACCACAGATaatgacaacaactatatgactaGATATGGCAAATATATGATTTATATATCTTGGGTTTCTCCAAAAAAAGGACCTGGAAATTGTAAATACataattttttttatcacagaGTGGAATGCATTTTAATCATTACTGAACTTAAAAGTAAGTATTAACATTGCAGTTGCATTTATCAAAGTAGTAGTGGCAAATTTGCAAGTGCACTGAAATATGGCATGGAGAAAATGGCCTCATTACCACAAAAATGATGTTAAATGGTTTGTGGTTTTGTCTCTGCACTAATTGGAAATCAGTTGCATATATGTTGTTCCACAAATGCCTGACCCACTTAAACTATTTCTATGGCAGACACTCTGATCAGTGTGAGCTCCTCTTGAATAAAGCCTttgttaaacaaaacaaaccaaaggcAATGCGTTAGACAGAAATTCATACAGCTGTTGGTATGCCTGCCCATAACCCTGCCCTACATGCAAACAATTAATATTGATATTTATGTACTTGACATCCTCCACAACTACACAAACATTTTATTTGACACTGGTCAGAGCTATTGCACCATTTAGTGGGTGGTTCTTAGCCatgctgtgtgagagagctctATAATGCATGCCTACTCTGGCTCGTACAGTGATGCTCGCACAGCCTTTCTTTGCAAAGGCTGGGAAATGACAGGAAAAGCTTACCCAGGGCTTTCAGAAGTTCATCAAAATTCTCACTGCTCTTCATCTTCCAGGTTCCTGCAAAGTTGGTCATCTTGTGGGAGCTGACAGCAGAAATGATTTTCAAAAATATAATTTTCGGACTCAGCTGTTTGATTCTGtctgaatgtctctctctccccctccgtcTGACTTCAGCTCTtgcactcactcaccctctcattTAGAGCACAGCCACTAGCAGTcatcctctttttctcctcccttctaTCCATCGCTTTCCTTGTTCCCCTCTCATCATCGTATCTCTCTTCCAGGCAAGCCACAGACAAAtgcctgcccccctccccccactttTTAATGGGTCTCTGCTCAAggtttcttcctcttctcaagAACATGTTCCTCAGTTTTGGCAAAGCACATGGAGAGAATGTAGGTCCTGAATAACTGactaactagctaactaacAAAAATAAATTCATAATAATTTATTAAAATATTTTAGGATTTTTTCTAATATGATAGCCTACAACATTCATATTAGAAAGGAAAGTTCAAGCCTGTTAGTGTGGAATCTATTCTATGTAGAATAATTGGAAACACTCAGGGTAAATGAGGGCAACATTCCTCACCTCTTAATTTTAACAAGTAGACCACTAGATTGACTCATTTTGTTCCTTCATACACATTTTAGGATACTTCTACACTGTACAGACATTAATACCATGTAGACATTACTATTTAAATACTGAAATTACTGAATTGTCTCCTTGTCAAATGATAACCTAGCACATACACAATttgttttagtgtgtatatCTCTATTCACCCCATccttgtactgtactgtatatccctCTCTAGCCTACTGCATGCAAAATCTGGGACGAGGATACCATGGAGAACATGGAttctgaaggaaaaaaatcctcAGTACGTTTGAATATGGCAAAAACTACTTACAGTATCTAATGAAATCTAAACAAGTGCTATGAATCTTACAGTATATCAAGATCAACACATCTATTGGTATTGATTTCAGTATAAAGTGACTTAGCTCTTTCttgtaaaatcatttgactCAATCTAAGAGGAGTTTGACTTGTTTTAGATGTCttatcctgaaaacaagcaaatttaaaACGAACAAATTTGGCTGCCAGTGCGTTGAGCAAAggtgtcttgataagactccttaaaataagtcaaagtctttcGAGAGAGCACTAGGTAAGTCTCCTCAggctaaaaacaatacaaaatatagctgcaagcagcaatgtgggggcccaGCAGTGCACTAGCAGGAATGGTGTTGCCATGGCATGAGCAAGCACTCACAGAAACTTTGATAGCAACTGTATAAAAAATGGCTGAGATATAAGCTCATCTACTTTATTACAGCGCCCCTGGAGGCCAAATTTCAGAAATCTCCATTCACGTTCTCACAATCAAGTACCAAGTCCCTGTACCAAGGTTGGCTTTAGTACATCAGAGCGCTGCTGAGATACAAGCTCACTTCCTATATTACAGCGCCCCCCTATAGAGGCCAAATGATGCCAATTTCCTACTATGTCATCGCAATCAGGTACCGAGTTTGTACCAAGTTTGGCtgtcatacatcaaagcattgctgagatacgagctcacttcctgtatcgCAATGCCCCCTGTAGGGCTCGATGAACTCGAGATGGCCCAAGGATTCAGATGTTACCTCAATTGTGAAAATCCGACAAAAGAGTCAAGGATCACATGCATATATGCATGTC
This sequence is a window from Sardina pilchardus chromosome 10, fSarPil1.1, whole genome shotgun sequence. Protein-coding genes within it:
- the LOC134093527 gene encoding cellular retinoic acid-binding protein 1, with amino-acid sequence MTNFAGTWKMKSSENFDELLKALGVNAMLRKVAVAAASKPHVEIRQDGEQFYIKTSTTVRTTEINFHIGEEFDEETVDGRKCKSLATWESESKIYCKQTLVDGDGPKTFWSRELRGDELILIFGADNVLCTRIYMQE